One genomic window of Nitrospirota bacterium includes the following:
- a CDS encoding alkaline phosphatase family protein, with amino-acid sequence MSPFSKLIPRPSSLVSRLLSLVPRPSSLPKVVIIGLDGVPYSLLKNYSEEDIMPKFKSMIAEGSFHRMETSLPEVSSVAWTSFMTGKNPGEHGIFGFMELKDGTYDMSFPNFMDIKTPTFLEGSGLISVIINSPQTYPAR; translated from the coding sequence ATGAGTCCATTCTCAAAACTTATCCCTCGTCCCTCCTCTCTTGTCTCTCGTCTCTTGTCCCTCGTCCCTCGTCCCTCGTCCCTTCCTAAAGTGGTAATCATCGGACTTGACGGAGTTCCTTATTCTCTCCTGAAGAACTATTCAGAAGAGGACATAATGCCGAAATTTAAATCCATGATAGCAGAAGGCTCTTTCCATAGGATGGAGACATCCCTCCCTGAGGTATCTTCTGTTGCATGGACATCATTTATGACAGGCAAAAATCCAGGTGAGCATGGAATCTTTGGCTTTATGGAACTCAAAGATGGCACTTATGATATGTCTTTCCCTAATTTTATGGATATAAAGACACCGACCTTTTTGGAAGGCTCTGGATTGATATCAGTTATAATCAATAGCCCCCAGACATATCCTGCAAGG